One genomic window of Polyangium aurulentum includes the following:
- a CDS encoding cytochrome P450 — protein MGTAPGSLPWIGHAWQLLRRPLSFLTSLRRSGDVVKIQLGPECAYLVRHPELLRQVLVNDPAIFDKGGPVFEKARTLVGNGLASCPHKAHRRQRQLMQPAFNRDRLSSYAAVMRDQASAMADAWRPGQVVDVHKEMNSLALAVVARTLCVTDAAERTAAELQRSVPVILEGMYHQMLAPVELWQKLPLPGNLRFNRAFRRTRAAVDQIIDDYRRAGVDHGDLLSTLLAARDEDTGEGMTNREIRDQIMTLLLAGTETAAATLAWAFHLLGQHSEIERRLHAEVDEVLSGRVAGFDDVPKLGYTQRVISETLRLYPPTWLLSRRTTEEVTLGGHRLAPGTNILFSLYALQRDPDLFPDPERFDPDRWLPDRSKAVPRGAMLPFGAGQRKCIGEAFGVTEATIVLSTLTGRFRLRPIQGAKIDLVPRMTLNPGALPMRVEARDCAGKTRRPREGSAAPSPCPWMGPSGS, from the coding sequence GCTCGGGCCAGAGTGCGCGTATCTGGTCCGGCATCCCGAGCTGCTCAGGCAGGTGCTGGTGAACGACCCCGCCATCTTCGACAAGGGGGGCCCGGTCTTCGAGAAGGCGCGGACGCTCGTCGGCAATGGGCTCGCTTCGTGCCCGCACAAGGCGCATCGACGCCAGCGCCAGCTCATGCAGCCCGCGTTCAACCGCGACCGATTGTCCAGCTACGCGGCCGTCATGCGAGACCAGGCCAGCGCCATGGCCGATGCATGGCGGCCAGGGCAGGTCGTCGACGTCCACAAGGAGATGAACTCCCTCGCCCTCGCGGTCGTGGCCCGTACGCTTTGCGTCACCGATGCTGCCGAGAGGACTGCCGCCGAGCTACAGCGCTCGGTCCCCGTCATTCTCGAAGGAATGTACCACCAGATGCTCGCGCCGGTCGAGCTGTGGCAGAAGCTGCCGTTGCCCGGCAATCTGCGGTTCAATCGGGCATTTCGTCGAACGCGAGCGGCGGTGGACCAGATCATCGATGATTACCGCCGAGCCGGCGTCGATCACGGCGACCTGCTTTCGACGCTGCTGGCCGCCCGGGACGAGGACACGGGGGAGGGCATGACCAATCGCGAGATCCGCGACCAGATCATGACCCTGCTCCTCGCCGGCACGGAGACCGCGGCCGCGACGCTGGCGTGGGCATTCCACCTGCTCGGCCAGCATTCCGAGATCGAACGACGCCTGCACGCCGAAGTGGACGAGGTCCTTTCAGGCCGGGTTGCCGGCTTCGACGACGTGCCCAAGCTCGGCTACACGCAGCGCGTGATCTCCGAGACGCTCCGGCTCTATCCGCCGACGTGGCTCCTGAGCCGTCGCACCACCGAGGAGGTGACGCTCGGCGGGCATCGGCTCGCGCCGGGCACGAACATCCTGTTCAGCCTTTATGCGCTGCAACGCGACCCGGACCTTTTCCCCGACCCGGAGCGATTCGACCCCGACCGATGGCTCCCGGACCGAAGCAAAGCCGTGCCGCGCGGCGCCATGCTCCCGTTCGGGGCCGGTCAGCGGAAATGTATCGGTGAAGCCTTCGGCGTCACCGAAGCCACCATCGTCCTTTCGACCCTCACGGGCCGCTTTCGGCTGAGGCCCATCCAGGGCGCCAAGATCGATCTCGTCCCCAGGATGACCCTGAATCCCGGGGCCCTGCCGATGAGGGTGGAGGCACGCGATTGCGCGGGGAAGACGCGAAGGCCACGGGAGGGCAGCGCGGCGCCCTCCCCGTGCCCGTGGATGGGTCCGAGCGGCTCGTGA
- the nudC gene encoding NAD(+) diphosphatase, whose translation MPPTSPRFRAHPGPLPPAPDARWFAFRGNDLLVRVLPEGGPHGYEVPVAADASALPAPPVRTQPLGWIDGIPCHSVELPEDAPEREGHAYVSLRRLYGRADAAVFEAAGTAYQVQYWDRTHQFCSVCAAQLTLAEGERSKRCPRCAHQFFPKVTPATIVLVEDGPRILMTRAPRFPPGMYGLVAGFVESGESLEACVAREVAEETGISISDITYFGSQPWPFPHQVMVGFVARYAGGAIVVNKDELEEAAWFHRDALPNLPPPLSIARQLVDAWLSRHAKP comes from the coding sequence ATGCCCCCTACCTCTCCCCGATTCCGTGCCCATCCCGGTCCCCTGCCCCCCGCGCCCGATGCGCGCTGGTTCGCGTTCCGCGGCAATGACCTCCTCGTGCGGGTCCTCCCCGAGGGCGGGCCCCACGGCTACGAGGTGCCCGTCGCCGCCGACGCATCCGCATTGCCAGCTCCCCCGGTCCGCACACAGCCGCTCGGGTGGATCGACGGCATCCCTTGCCATTCGGTCGAGCTGCCCGAGGACGCGCCCGAGCGGGAGGGCCACGCCTATGTATCGCTGCGCCGGCTCTATGGCCGCGCCGACGCCGCCGTCTTCGAGGCCGCGGGCACCGCGTATCAGGTCCAGTACTGGGACCGCACGCACCAGTTTTGCAGCGTCTGCGCGGCACAGCTCACGCTCGCGGAGGGCGAGCGGTCGAAGAGGTGCCCGCGCTGCGCCCATCAATTCTTTCCCAAGGTCACCCCCGCGACCATCGTCCTCGTCGAGGACGGCCCGCGCATCCTGATGACGCGCGCCCCCCGCTTCCCCCCGGGGATGTACGGGCTCGTCGCGGGGTTCGTCGAATCGGGCGAATCGCTCGAGGCCTGCGTCGCGCGCGAGGTGGCCGAGGAGACGGGCATCTCGATCTCGGACATCACCTATTTCGGCAGCCAGCCCTGGCCCTTCCCTCACCAGGTCATGGTCGGATTCGTCGCGCGCTACGCCGGCGGCGCGATCGTGGTGAACAAGGACGAACTCGAGGAGGCCGCCTGGTTCCACAGGGATGCCCTCCCCAACCTCCCGCCCCCGCTGAGCATCGCACGCCAGCTCGTCGACGCATGGTTATCGCGCCATGCCAAACCCTGA
- a CDS encoding SDR family NAD(P)-dependent oxidoreductase, with protein sequence MSTKTRRALVLGGTGAVGSEVLRALARAGVPTTFTYHAAKEKAQALATELDQRARPLDLLDSKGLSQLAAALEAEGETPDVLVHCAAVLRGGPIDGASDEDWDATMNVNGRSAFVACREFGRQMAARGGGDIVLTGALDRSQSLPVPPLFAASQGLLAALAMAVAKDLGPQGVRVNVVALGLLDSGLSLGLDPKLRADYQSFSALRRLGSPAEAAKTIAWLALSNSYINGKVVSVNGGI encoded by the coding sequence ATGAGCACGAAAACGAGACGCGCGCTCGTCCTCGGGGGCACCGGGGCCGTGGGGAGCGAGGTCTTGCGGGCCCTCGCCCGCGCCGGCGTGCCCACGACCTTCACCTACCACGCGGCGAAAGAAAAGGCGCAGGCGCTCGCCACCGAGCTCGACCAGCGCGCCCGCCCGCTCGACCTCCTCGATTCCAAGGGTTTGTCACAGCTCGCCGCCGCGCTCGAGGCGGAAGGGGAGACCCCCGACGTGCTCGTGCATTGCGCGGCCGTCCTCCGCGGCGGGCCCATCGACGGCGCGAGCGACGAGGATTGGGATGCGACGATGAACGTCAACGGCCGCTCGGCGTTCGTCGCGTGCCGCGAATTCGGCCGCCAGATGGCCGCGCGCGGCGGGGGCGACATCGTGCTCACGGGCGCCCTCGACCGATCGCAATCGCTGCCCGTCCCCCCGCTCTTCGCGGCCTCGCAGGGCCTCCTCGCGGCGCTCGCGATGGCGGTGGCCAAGGACCTCGGCCCGCAGGGCGTGCGCGTGAACGTGGTCGCGCTCGGCCTCCTGGATTCGGGCCTGTCGCTCGGCCTCGATCCGAAGCTGCGCGCGGACTATCAGTCGTTCAGCGCACTCCGGCGCCTCGGCTCGCCCGCCGAGGCGGCGAAGACCATCGCGTGGCTCGCCCTCTCCAATTCGTACATCAATGGCAAGGTCGTGAGCGTGAACGGCGGGATTTGA
- a CDS encoding aspartate aminotransferase family protein — MDHYDDILTRGFDEYREFVNPLIAQRAAIAGEPIRIARTKDGVLYDHEGHAFEDFHGTQAFGHRNPYIADAVRRYLDSDAASWYPSRVNPFAGRLARRLCERAGHYDNAFFACTGSDAVEASLKLARALTRRPRILGLEGAYHGCTFGSVSLMSRGYLRDPFAPFVEGAEHVPFGDVDALEKTLAPGDVAAIVVEPIQGEGGVRELPRPFVEALCELTEKHGTLLVADEIQTALGRTGRGFLATASWPRRPDVVLMAKHLGGGLLPISAMLTRRETFLRAYGNDFSSGESHNTTMGFNALSCVAALAALDLLTDERIARVHELGARLKKGLTDALSRSPLFREARGAGFMQGVALAAPDHPWLSFEHFGFSDLGNKSVISPLMCHRLYRRGFFCFTCGHDWSIFRLQPRFDIPAERLDAFVSAVAEELEYIEGLG; from the coding sequence GTGGACCATTATGACGACATCTTGACCCGCGGCTTCGACGAGTACCGCGAGTTCGTGAACCCGCTCATCGCGCAGCGCGCCGCGATCGCCGGCGAGCCCATCCGCATCGCCCGCACGAAGGACGGCGTGCTCTACGATCACGAGGGGCACGCATTCGAGGATTTCCACGGCACGCAGGCGTTCGGGCACAGAAACCCGTACATCGCCGACGCGGTCCGCCGCTACCTCGACTCCGACGCGGCCTCCTGGTATCCGTCGCGCGTCAATCCCTTCGCCGGCCGCCTCGCCAGGCGGCTTTGCGAGCGCGCGGGCCATTACGACAACGCCTTCTTCGCATGCACGGGCAGCGACGCGGTGGAGGCGTCGCTGAAGCTCGCCCGCGCGCTCACGCGCCGCCCGCGCATCCTCGGGCTCGAGGGCGCTTACCACGGCTGCACCTTCGGCAGCGTCTCGCTGATGTCGAGAGGGTATCTGCGCGATCCGTTCGCCCCCTTCGTCGAGGGCGCCGAGCACGTGCCCTTCGGCGACGTCGACGCGCTCGAAAAAACACTCGCGCCGGGCGACGTGGCGGCGATCGTGGTCGAGCCGATCCAGGGCGAGGGCGGCGTGCGTGAATTGCCCCGGCCCTTCGTGGAGGCGCTCTGCGAGCTCACCGAAAAGCACGGCACGCTCCTCGTGGCCGACGAGATCCAGACCGCGCTCGGCCGCACCGGACGCGGCTTTCTCGCGACCGCCTCGTGGCCGCGCCGCCCCGACGTGGTGCTCATGGCCAAGCACCTGGGCGGCGGGCTTCTGCCCATCTCCGCGATGCTCACGCGGCGGGAGACCTTCTTGCGCGCCTACGGCAACGATTTCTCCTCGGGCGAGAGCCACAACACGACCATGGGGTTCAATGCGCTATCGTGCGTCGCCGCGCTCGCCGCGCTCGATCTGCTCACCGACGAGCGAATCGCGCGCGTGCACGAGCTGGGCGCGCGACTGAAGAAGGGCCTCACGGACGCGCTCTCGCGCTCGCCCCTGTTCCGCGAGGCGCGCGGGGCGGGCTTCATGCAGGGCGTGGCCCTCGCCGCGCCCGATCACCCCTGGCTGTCCTTCGAGCATTTCGGCTTCTCGGACCTCGGAAACAAATCCGTGATCTCGCCGCTCATGTGCCACAGGCTCTACCGGCGCGGATTCTTCTGCTTCACCTGCGGCCACGATTGGAGCATCTTCCGCCTCCAGCCGCGCTTCGACATCCCCGCCGAGCGCCTCGACGCATTCGTGAGCGCGGTCGCCGAGGAGCTCGAATACATCGAGGGGCTCGGATGA
- a CDS encoding SDR family NAD(P)-dependent oxidoreductase produces the protein MTRLLEGKRCIVTGGSRGLGLAITRAFARHGARVALTYKSDDASAEAAARQVVESGGEAPLVFKGSVADAAHVKSTVDAVVSAWGGVDVLVNNAAITHVLPISLLEERDWDEVMDVNVKGVYLYSRTVLRHMIRRRAGSILNIGNFASERIIEAPIHYAASKSALRGLTEALAREVGRYAVRVNLLAPGMLDVGMAQGLPQHRQREYLDKCPAGRLGRADEIAEIAAFMVSDESTFMTGGKLVADGGL, from the coding sequence ATGACGCGCCTGCTCGAAGGAAAACGCTGCATCGTCACCGGCGGCTCGCGCGGGCTCGGCCTGGCGATCACGCGCGCATTCGCGCGGCACGGCGCCCGCGTGGCCCTGACGTACAAGAGCGACGACGCGAGCGCAGAAGCGGCCGCGCGACAGGTGGTCGAGTCGGGGGGCGAGGCGCCGCTCGTGTTCAAGGGCTCGGTGGCCGACGCCGCGCACGTCAAGAGCACGGTCGATGCCGTGGTCTCGGCGTGGGGCGGCGTCGACGTGCTGGTCAACAATGCGGCCATCACGCACGTCTTGCCGATCTCGCTGCTCGAAGAGAGAGATTGGGACGAGGTGATGGACGTCAACGTGAAGGGCGTTTATCTCTACAGCCGCACCGTGTTGCGCCACATGATCCGGCGCCGGGCGGGGAGCATTCTCAACATCGGCAACTTCGCCTCGGAGCGCATCATCGAGGCGCCGATCCATTACGCGGCCTCGAAATCGGCCTTGCGCGGGCTCACCGAGGCGCTCGCGCGCGAGGTCGGGCGCTACGCGGTGCGGGTGAACCTGCTCGCCCCGGGCATGCTCGACGTCGGCATGGCCCAGGGCCTGCCCCAGCACAGGCAGCGCGAGTACCTCGACAAATGCCCGGCGGGCCGCCTCGGCCGCGCCGACGAGATCGCCGAGATCGCGGCGTTCATGGTCTCCGACGAGAGCACGTTCATGACCGGCGGAAAGCTCGTGGCCGACGGAGGTCTCTAG
- a CDS encoding radical SAM protein has protein sequence MSSRILVCMPDAERLLHETTSLCKVCKNAVPARVVADERGEVWMRKRCSAHGDQEARLSTSADWYEKTRAIAPKEARPAHVRREIEHGCPFDCGPCATHTQKIRLPVVTITSACDLDCPICYVHNKNENAFHMSREEFGRVLDHLVDDHGGDLDILNLTGGEPLLHPHLLELIEMARERGIHRVSVCSNGVKLARDEGLVEKLAKLGARIALSFDTFDKHVDHALQGAHLVDLKRKVLGLLDKHGVDTTLIPVMTRGYNDREVGEIIKYGLELSCVRHLEIHTITYTGQGGVGFDRSGRISMLEVLERIEETTGGMLRISDFVPSPSAHSLCYQIAYLLMDEEGGPPLPFLRFMDRDTMYACLEDHLYLEPGPRLERALQDAIDEVWTRGEPGDERALGMLNRLVRRLFPPGKPLSPAEALREGERAAKAVYVHSHMDEETFDVERAYQCCDSNCYADGRSIPVCNYNVLYRDKEARFMEAPKAWNERAGGRRSLPILGAGG, from the coding sequence GTGTCTTCGCGTATCCTCGTTTGCATGCCCGACGCCGAGCGGCTCCTTCACGAGACCACGAGCCTCTGCAAGGTCTGCAAGAACGCGGTCCCCGCTCGGGTCGTCGCGGACGAGCGCGGCGAGGTGTGGATGCGCAAGCGCTGCAGCGCGCACGGCGATCAAGAGGCGCGCCTGTCCACGAGCGCGGACTGGTACGAAAAGACGCGCGCCATCGCGCCCAAGGAGGCGCGCCCCGCGCACGTGCGCCGCGAGATCGAGCACGGCTGCCCCTTCGATTGCGGCCCCTGCGCGACCCACACGCAGAAGATCCGGCTGCCGGTCGTCACGATCACGAGCGCCTGCGATCTCGACTGCCCCATCTGCTACGTCCACAACAAGAATGAAAACGCCTTCCACATGAGCCGCGAGGAGTTCGGGCGCGTGCTCGATCATCTCGTCGATGATCACGGCGGCGACCTCGACATCCTGAACCTCACGGGCGGCGAGCCCTTGCTCCACCCGCACCTGCTCGAACTCATCGAGATGGCCCGTGAGCGCGGGATCCACCGCGTCAGCGTGTGCTCGAACGGCGTCAAGCTCGCGCGCGACGAGGGGCTCGTCGAAAAGCTCGCCAAGCTCGGCGCGCGCATCGCGCTCTCGTTCGACACCTTCGATAAGCACGTCGATCACGCGCTGCAGGGCGCGCACCTGGTCGATCTGAAGCGCAAGGTGCTCGGGCTGCTCGACAAGCACGGGGTCGACACGACGCTCATCCCCGTGATGACCCGCGGCTACAACGATCGCGAGGTCGGCGAGATCATCAAGTACGGCCTCGAGCTGTCCTGCGTGCGCCACCTCGAGATCCACACGATCACGTACACGGGACAGGGGGGCGTGGGCTTCGATCGATCGGGGCGCATCTCGATGCTCGAGGTGCTCGAGCGCATCGAGGAGACGACGGGCGGCATGCTCAGGATCTCCGACTTCGTGCCCTCGCCCTCGGCGCACTCGCTCTGCTACCAGATCGCCTATTTGCTCATGGACGAGGAGGGCGGGCCGCCGCTGCCTTTCTTGCGCTTCATGGATCGCGACACGATGTACGCGTGCCTCGAAGACCACCTCTATCTGGAGCCCGGACCCAGGCTCGAGCGGGCCTTGCAGGACGCGATCGACGAGGTCTGGACGCGCGGCGAGCCGGGCGACGAGCGCGCGCTCGGGATGCTCAATCGGCTCGTGCGCAGGCTGTTCCCGCCGGGAAAGCCGCTCTCGCCGGCCGAGGCGCTGCGCGAGGGCGAGCGCGCCGCGAAGGCCGTCTACGTTCACTCGCACATGGACGAGGAGACCTTCGACGTCGAGCGCGCTTATCAGTGCTGCGACTCGAACTGCTACGCGGACGGCAGGTCGATCCCGGTCTGCAATTACAACGTGCTCTATCGCGACAAGGAGGCGCGCTTCATGGAGGCGCCAAAAGCTTGGAACGAGCGCGCGGGCGGCCGGCGCTCCTTGCCCATTCTCGGGGCGGGAGGCTGA
- a CDS encoding ABC transporter ATP-binding protein has translation MLESRTNEILAAQGLGKRFGETVALADVSFVVEGPGLVGVLGPNGAGKTTLLDILEGLSAPTSGSFRLFGVDPVPYPRRRVGVVMQKEAQIERITAREYAELFAAIYRIASGPDPILARARLEARARVPVSRLSGGEAARLFIATAVAHDPALVFLDEPTAPLDPENKRIVGEMLRDLARERTLFMTTHDLREADALCDRLLFLVEGRVRASGSRDELVAAVPPEKRRGLGVEDAFFHFCAIGIRGGEATPREGA, from the coding sequence ATGCTCGAGAGCCGAACGAACGAGATCCTCGCCGCGCAGGGGCTCGGCAAGCGCTTCGGCGAGACGGTCGCGCTCGCCGACGTGAGCTTCGTCGTCGAGGGCCCTGGCCTCGTGGGCGTGCTCGGTCCGAACGGCGCGGGCAAGACGACGCTGCTCGACATCCTCGAGGGGCTGAGCGCTCCGACGAGCGGCAGCTTCCGGCTCTTCGGCGTCGATCCCGTGCCTTATCCGCGGAGGCGCGTGGGCGTGGTGATGCAGAAAGAGGCGCAGATCGAGCGCATCACCGCGCGCGAGTACGCCGAGCTGTTCGCGGCGATCTACAGGATCGCGAGCGGCCCCGATCCCATCCTCGCCCGTGCGCGGCTCGAAGCGCGCGCGCGCGTCCCCGTCTCGCGTCTGTCGGGCGGCGAGGCGGCGCGGCTCTTCATCGCCACCGCCGTCGCGCACGATCCCGCGCTGGTCTTCCTCGACGAGCCCACGGCCCCGCTCGATCCGGAGAACAAGCGGATCGTGGGCGAGATGCTCCGCGATCTCGCCCGTGAGCGCACGCTCTTCATGACCACGCACGACCTGCGCGAGGCGGATGCGCTCTGCGATCGGCTGCTCTTCCTCGTCGAAGGTCGCGTGCGCGCGAGCGGCTCGCGGGACGAGCTCGTCGCCGCGGTCCCGCCCGAGAAGCGGCGCGGGCTCGGCGTCGAGGACGCGTTCTTCCACTTCTGCGCGATCGGCATTCGCGGCGGCGAGGCGACGCCGAGGGAGGGCGCGTGA
- a CDS encoding ABC transporter permease, translating to MKALFVLVRLRVYDVVRNRSSAAFVLLFPVIITLVVGFVFMHGHPFEKRYVAVVGAEDATIARSVDALSPFEEVRVGNERSEAEAIGKLRARMASAVVTRGEGEGVRIVVGPRDQLFGRGLAGALPVPAKLDVLEVPRWGYVHYLFPGLLTFSVMLSGLFGMGYPMALYRQNLFLKKLATTPLPRVTFVAAQVAARTLLVLVQIALLVLVAWLAFEMRFTFASVAWLFAIATLGLFVFLGAGFALACAIENADLVVDVISAVNMPLVFLSEIFFPLEALPRLLEVIGGILPSTQMVRLLRAVLLYEVRDAGEIALGCGVLALWAAAMFAISLRTFKWHG from the coding sequence GTGAAGGCGCTGTTCGTCCTCGTACGGCTGCGGGTCTACGACGTCGTCCGCAACCGCAGCTCCGCGGCCTTCGTGCTGCTCTTCCCGGTGATCATCACCCTCGTCGTGGGCTTCGTGTTCATGCACGGCCACCCGTTCGAGAAGCGCTACGTGGCCGTGGTGGGCGCAGAGGACGCGACGATCGCGCGCTCGGTCGACGCGCTCTCTCCGTTCGAGGAGGTGCGCGTCGGCAACGAGCGGAGCGAGGCGGAGGCGATCGGGAAGCTTCGGGCGCGCATGGCGAGCGCGGTCGTCACGCGCGGCGAGGGCGAGGGCGTGCGGATCGTGGTGGGGCCGCGCGATCAGCTCTTCGGGCGCGGGCTCGCGGGCGCGCTGCCGGTGCCTGCGAAGCTCGACGTGCTCGAGGTGCCGCGCTGGGGCTACGTCCACTACCTGTTCCCGGGGCTGCTCACGTTCTCCGTGATGCTCTCGGGCCTGTTCGGCATGGGCTATCCGATGGCCCTCTACCGGCAGAACCTGTTCTTGAAGAAGCTCGCGACCACGCCCTTGCCGCGCGTCACGTTCGTCGCGGCGCAGGTCGCGGCGCGGACGCTCCTCGTGCTCGTGCAGATCGCGCTGCTCGTCCTCGTGGCCTGGCTCGCGTTCGAGATGCGCTTCACCTTCGCCTCGGTCGCGTGGCTCTTCGCGATCGCCACCCTCGGCCTGTTCGTCTTTCTCGGGGCGGGTTTTGCGCTCGCGTGCGCCATCGAGAACGCCGATCTCGTGGTCGACGTGATCAGCGCGGTGAACATGCCGCTCGTCTTCCTGTCGGAGATCTTCTTCCCGCTCGAGGCGCTTCCGCGGCTTCTCGAGGTGATCGGGGGGATCCTGCCGTCGACGCAGATGGTGCGGCTGCTTCGCGCGGTGTTGCTTTACGAGGTGCGCGACGCGGGCGAGATCGCGCTCGGTTGCGGCGTCCTCGCGCTCTGGGCGGCGGCGATGTTCGCGATCAGCCTGCGCACGTTCAAGTGGCACGGTTGA
- a CDS encoding OmpP1/FadL family transporter — translation MLRSPCAWRSFGFIALLLAVAFEPSVARAGAFEVQGLGPEGVAEVGARSARSEDGAAAFFNPGGLALGEGTRIELSPVMSVSALRAGGELAPLEDPFGIALTASGTVPLQGPLAGRIRVGFSGYFMPGGALRILLREGDRPFFPYYDNRTQRLVVLPALGVRVARWLGVGVGVNVLAGVDGPARIEPGATGAPEPRIDIDARTVLAVNAGVRFDPAEHVRLALVYRQRFAIPMRIGTIAEVGGVPLAADIETRHAMFDPETLIVASSFDLGRASFEADVLWQRWSDYEGPSLAVKATLPGVNLASRPLGDTFRDVIALRLAASVRLDVGERSEILLRMGAGGEPTMMKSVRQGRTNLVDGNKASVGLGATLVLRDPLPTTLRIGLGVGGQFVGEYAQDKVACRAQPCPAWTVVGPDGSDPGANIDNPGFPRLEGSGSLWTASLGLGVDL, via the coding sequence ATGCTCCGCTCCCCCTGCGCCTGGCGATCGTTCGGGTTCATCGCTCTTTTGCTTGCGGTCGCGTTCGAGCCCTCGGTTGCGCGGGCGGGCGCGTTCGAGGTGCAGGGGCTCGGGCCCGAGGGCGTGGCCGAGGTGGGCGCGCGGAGCGCTCGGTCCGAGGACGGCGCGGCCGCGTTCTTCAATCCCGGCGGGCTCGCGCTCGGCGAGGGCACGCGGATCGAGCTGTCGCCTGTGATGAGCGTATCGGCCCTGCGCGCCGGGGGCGAGCTCGCGCCGCTGGAGGATCCGTTCGGCATCGCGCTCACGGCGAGCGGCACGGTGCCTTTGCAGGGCCCGCTCGCGGGCAGGATCCGCGTGGGTTTTTCGGGGTATTTCATGCCGGGCGGCGCGCTGCGGATCCTGTTGCGCGAGGGCGACCGGCCGTTCTTTCCGTATTACGACAATCGCACGCAGCGGCTCGTGGTCTTGCCTGCGCTCGGCGTGCGCGTCGCGCGCTGGCTCGGGGTGGGCGTGGGCGTGAACGTGCTCGCGGGCGTGGATGGGCCGGCGCGTATCGAGCCCGGCGCGACCGGGGCTCCCGAGCCGCGCATCGATATCGACGCGAGGACCGTGCTCGCGGTGAACGCGGGCGTGCGTTTCGACCCGGCGGAGCACGTGCGGCTCGCGCTCGTCTACCGGCAGCGGTTCGCGATTCCGATGCGCATCGGGACGATTGCGGAGGTGGGCGGCGTGCCGCTCGCCGCCGACATCGAGACGCGGCACGCGATGTTCGATCCCGAGACGCTCATCGTGGCCTCGAGCTTCGACCTCGGCCGCGCGAGCTTCGAGGCCGACGTGCTGTGGCAGCGCTGGAGCGATTACGAGGGCCCGTCCCTCGCGGTGAAGGCGACGCTGCCCGGGGTGAACCTGGCCTCGCGGCCGCTCGGGGACACCTTTCGAGACGTGATCGCGCTCCGGCTCGCGGCGAGCGTGCGGCTCGACGTGGGCGAGCGGTCGGAGATCCTCTTGAGAATGGGCGCGGGCGGCGAGCCGACGATGATGAAGAGCGTGCGGCAGGGCCGGACCAACCTGGTGGACGGGAACAAGGCGAGCGTGGGGCTCGGGGCGACCCTCGTATTGCGTGACCCGTTGCCGACGACGCTCCGGATCGGGCTCGGGGTCGGAGGGCAATTCGTGGGGGAATACGCGCAGGACAAGGTCGCGTGCCGGGCGCAGCCCTGCCCGGCGTGGACGGTGGTCGGGCCGGACGGCAGCGATCCGGGGGCGAACATCGATAACCCCGGCTTTCCGCGGCTCGAAGGCTCGGGGAGCCTGTGGACGGCGTCGCTCGGCCTGGGGGTGGACCTGTGA
- a CDS encoding AAA family ATPase gives MIHAFRARNYGCLVDVEASLTPLHAFIGPNDSGKSTLLRGMETVVECTGLESRIIEIEMGPWPRGAELLAEVSAHSLSILKKGRSEIIGDHALVRAELQQARLVRFDPDALRKPSGLIPETEPVDFLDDRGHGLAGIYFAIRNRDDDAFASIVADVRRLFPTIKSLRVKAVTTSEVVLEAELVNRERVEAKGLSEGLLYYLAFAALRHLDPVSLLLVEEPENGLHPARIAQVVGVLRAISESGTQVVMATHSPLVVNELKPDEVSIVTRTAAEGTRVKRIKDTPDFEERSKIYALGELWIAYANGEDEAPLLEGREP, from the coding sequence ATGATCCACGCCTTCCGCGCTCGAAACTACGGCTGCCTGGTCGACGTCGAGGCGTCCCTGACGCCGCTGCATGCGTTCATCGGCCCGAATGACAGCGGGAAGAGCACGCTGCTGCGGGGGATGGAGACGGTAGTGGAATGCACTGGATTGGAATCCCGTATCATTGAGATTGAGATGGGGCCGTGGCCGCGTGGCGCCGAGCTCCTCGCCGAGGTCAGCGCCCACTCATTGTCGATCCTGAAAAAAGGACGCAGTGAAATCATTGGTGACCACGCGCTAGTTCGGGCCGAGCTTCAGCAGGCGCGACTCGTGCGTTTCGACCCCGATGCCCTCCGCAAACCGAGCGGCCTCATACCCGAGACGGAGCCGGTGGATTTCCTCGACGACCGCGGTCACGGCCTCGCCGGCATTTACTTCGCCATCCGCAACCGCGACGACGACGCGTTTGCCTCCATCGTGGCCGATGTCCGCCGCCTCTTCCCCACCATCAAGAGCCTCCGCGTGAAGGCCGTGACGACCAGCGAGGTCGTTCTGGAAGCCGAGCTCGTGAATCGCGAGCGCGTCGAAGCCAAGGGCCTCAGCGAGGGCCTCCTCTACTACCTCGCCTTCGCTGCGCTCCGCCACCTCGACCCCGTCTCGCTCCTCCTCGTCGAGGAGCCCGAAAACGGCCTCCACCCCGCGCGCATCGCGCAAGTCGTCGGCGTCCTCCGCGCCATCTCCGAATCCGGCACCCAGGTCGTCATGGCGACCCACAGCCCCCTCGTCGTCAACGAGCTGAAGCCCGATGAGGTCTCGATCGTCACCCGCACCGCCGCGGAAGGCACCCGGGTCAAGCGCATCAAGGACACGCCCGATTTCGAGGAGCGCTCGAAGATCTACGCCCTCGGCGAGCTGTGGATCGCCTACGCCAACGGCGAGGACGAGGCCCCGCTCCTGGAGGGTCGCGAGCCTTGA